In one Capricornis sumatraensis isolate serow.1 chromosome 1, serow.2, whole genome shotgun sequence genomic region, the following are encoded:
- the POMC gene encoding pro-opiomelanocortin produces MPRLCSSRSGALLLALLLQASMEVRGWCLESSQCQDLTTESNLLACIRACKPDLSAETPVFPGNGDEQPLTENPRKYVMGHFRWERFGRRNGSSSFGAGGAAQKREEEVAVGEGPGPRGDGAETGPREDKRSYSMEHFRWGKPVGKKRRPVKVYPNGAEDESAQAFPLEFKRELTGERLEQARGPEAQAESAAARAELEYGLVAEAEAAEKKDSGPYKMEHFRWGSPPKDKRYGGFMTSEKSQTPLVTLFKNAIIKNAHKKGQ; encoded by the exons ATGCCGAGATTGTGCAGCAGTCGTTCGGGCGCCCTGCTGCTGGCCTTGCTGCTTCAGGCCTCCATGGAAGTGCGTGGTTGGTGCCTGGAGAGCAGCCAGTGTCAGGACCTCACCACGGAAAGTAACCTGCTG GCGTGCATCCGGGCTTGCAAGCCCGACCTCTCGGCCGAGACGCCGGTGTTCCCTGGCAACGGCGATGAGCAGCCGCTGACTGAGAACCCCCGGAAGTACGTCATGGGCCATTTCCGCTGGGAACGCTTCGGCCGTCGCAATGGGAGCAGCAGCTTCGGAGCTGGGGGCGCGGCCCAGAAGCGCGAGGAGGAAGTGGCGGTGGGCGAAGGCCCCGGGCCCCGCGGCGATGGCGCCGAGACGGGTCCGCGAGAGGACAAGCGTTCTTACTCCATGGAACACTTCCGCTGGGGCAAGCCGGTGGGCAAGAAGCGGCGCCCGGTGAAGGTGTACCCCAACGGCGCCGAGGACGAGTCGGCCCAGGCCTTTCCCCTCGAATTCAAGAGGGAGCTGACCGGGGAGAGGCTCGAGCAGGCGCGCGGCCCCGAGGCCCAGGCTGAGAGCGCGGCCGCCCGGGCTGAGCTGGAGTATGGCCTGGTGGCGGAGGCTGAGGCGGCCGAGAAGAAGGACTCGGGGCCCTATAAGATGGAACACTTCCGCTGGGGCAGCCCGCCCAAGGACAAGCGCTACGGCGGGTTCATGACCTCGGAGAAGAGCCAAACGCCCCTTGTCACGCTGTTCAAAAACGCCATCATCAAGAACGCCCACAAGAAGGGCCAGTGA